The Vitis vinifera cultivar Pinot Noir 40024 chromosome 7, ASM3070453v1 genomic interval tttctttgcaTTATAGTTTTTTACAATTTCCCAGcgttttttcttcccttttggtTAAGGACTAAGGATTGAGGATCTAAAGACAGTGTTCTTTCTATTCAATACTGAATATTGCCTCATTTTTTCTAGTTTATGTGACCTTTCTTTGGGGGTTGGGTACTAGGTACATATTTTTGGGACTTGCATAAAGACTAGATCATATTTTTCAGGCTTAGGGCTTAGGCATATAGTTGCTGCATTTGCAGAAAAGCTATTTATGCACAAATTACTTTGATTTTGTGTTTGTTTGCATGGAATTAATTGGGTTTCAAAATCAGAAACAAGGGCCCTAATCAAGTTCCATATCAGCTGTATATGCAAGTGTATTTGAAACTAAAATTGAATTCCATAGGCCTTGTGAGGTTATATTCTTGATGCATAGAAACTACTTAGGAGGAGGAAAAGGGGAAGGAAGGATGTTGGTTTGATTCAATTATGCCTTTTAGATTAGTTTTGTGTGAATTTATTTGGGTCTTGATTAGTCAAGAAGTATCCAATCATGCATACAACATTAGATATACATGGAAAATCACTTACAAAGATTGTCTCAACCTTTGTAGATGCAAAAACAAGGGGCTGTCAACCACAATAAAAATCCTCTAAACCCGAAAGAATCGTGCATAGTTTTACCTAGCATGGATGCCTCTTACCGCAATTCTTATACCGACCAGTATCAAAACATATTCTTCAAATCTGTGATGTAGCACCCTCCCATGCTCTTTGGTGGATCACCTCAAAACCGTATTGAGGAGTGGTGGCCCAAATTCTTGACCTCTACATTTCCTTCCCAACAAGTTTCAAGATTTTCTGGTTAAAATCTTGATTTCAAGAGTTTAGGATCAATGGTGAagttatgagaaaataatttttttttctcttggtaTGTCCCCCTTGTTAgggttatgaaaaataattttctttgtaagtatAAACCCtgataaaagaaaataggaagTCTAATAAAATTGGAAAGTGGAAACCAAAGAGAAAACGATATTCTAAACTGCCTTGCATTTTTTAGACCTTTTTttctaacataaaatttaattattaattttgccATTACTTTACCAAATCCAAAGGTACATATTTACCTTAGcttctatttttgtgttttcaattCAAACATGTTAGTATAAGATCCGGTGGTAGTGAAGTAGTCTCAAACTAGTTATCTTTAGTGCAAAATTGCCAACCCAAACTAATACACTAATGAACCTTGAATCCATGCGAAAAAATTTCtgtaaaataaacatattattttGACCCCTCATGaccttttttatcctttttctttttggtttctttttgtggTAATCCATTATAGTTCTTTGTCCATCAGAAGCACTCCAGTATTGTTGTCTGCCATATTGTTGACtaccttcttttcttctttttgtgtcATTTCAGCCATCTGTTAGAAAGCAGCATAATGCAGGTTACAAGCACAAGGTATGTCTTTATGGACACTCCTGTTGGTGTTTCTTAATTGTAGTGGATGCTGTGAATTTTTGGTTACTGATGTCCTGACTGTTTGTATTCCAGGCAAATGTCAGATCCTATTATCAGCAATTTGAGGAGCAACAAACCCAAAGTTTGATTGACCAAAGGATCAAGGAACATCTTGGGCAAACTGCAGCATTCCAGCAAGTTGGTGCTGCTTACAACCAACATCTAGTTTCTTTCCCAGGAAATCCTCCAAGGCCTCGTCTTCCTGTTCTTCCGACACCTGGAATGCCGGTTGCAGGGAGTGCGCCTTTACCCATGAATTCACCACTTGTCCCAGGGATGAGGCCTCCTGTTCTGCCAAGACCAGTTCCTGGTGCACCAGGTAAATTTTGATGTTCATATGCAGGTTTTTCTGTCCATTGTTGCCAGTGGTCTCTTTTGCCTattgtttttgttattgtttACTGACGATGATTCTCAGCCCAAAATTCAGTTTATGTTCTAGTGTGAATGGGTAATTATTTAGTCcataaacataataaaaaattggaatgCATTCAGTTATCGGTACTAGTTGGTTTACCCGCTTCAGTTTGAATCCTTCCATGTTTGAAATGCCCAAAGGGGTAGAAGTGAAAATGTCACAGGATATATTACATCTTAAGAAAGTGATGAATTGCATAGTACCATATATTGATCATGGTTACTGGAGACTCCTCCAGGTGATTTTGCCTCCCGTATTTTCTGCTTTCTAATACCTTACAAATTCAGGGAAATCCACTTCCAGAATAACTTGATCAGAAAAAGTGAAATCTtaatgtttattatatatttcacAAATGTAACCACTTAGTTTGACAGTGTATTATATGTTCTTTGATTGTTTCAATGGAAGGAAACTTAAATCTGGAGGCTTGTTTTGTGCCCTTAAATAACTGTAGTACACTCTGCCCAAATACACACAATCTATCATGTTTCAGTTATAATGTATTATGTCTAAGGAATCTGTCGGTTTTGGCAGGTTATATGCCTGCTCCAGGCATGCCATCTATGATGGCTCCACCAGGTGCTCCTTCCATGCCTATGCCCCCATTAAATAGTCTTCCAAGGCCTCCAACAATGAATGTTCCACCAGCAGTTCCTGGGAGCACATCAACACCTACTTCTGGTGGTGCCCCCTCTATGATGACACAACCAATGTATCAGGCCAATCCAGCTGGACCAACAAGTGGAGGTTTTGACAGTTTCAACATCAATGCCCAAGGTCCTGAGGCCAATCATTAGTATTAAACTGGTAAGGTTTGCTTCTGTATCTGAACAAACAAAGGGAGACTCTAGAAAGAACTCTATAATGCTGTAGTTAAGTGATTTTAAGAGCATGCTTTGGTCTTGGCTGGGGAATTGTTCTTATAGATATCTCATCCGGAAATTCTGTGAGAAGATATGTAGTCATATTCGAGAATACCAACTGAACAACACCTTTTCCTTTTGTCTAGTGAATGCCATAGATAATGGTTTTATTCCTTGTCTAATCTCTGCTAAGTGTGTTATGCATCATGATTACCAcctttttctcatatttgtacTGTCAGTGGTATTCATATATGATTTCTCACAATAATACTGTTCTTACAGGCAGCCAGATGAAACCAGAGACACCACCGGAGGCAACTTCAGCCTTAGATCTTTGCAAGTTATTCAGTTAGTGACGGGCATGAAGAGCTTTTGCTGAACTGAGAGCATAGTTTTGTATGATTCTGTTAGGTTTTTGATATCACCGAATACCTCTAAAACCAATCTAGCTTCTTCTAGAAAGGGAGCTAGTTTCCTAAACTTTGAAAACAGGGGATTTGCTCTCTGTCTGAAATGTACAATTGGGAACCAATTTAAAGCAGGTGCACCTGAGTCAAGATTATAAGAACATACTTTTGGCATGTATCTCTGTACTGAAGTTAATTGGATGGAACTTGACTTGATTAATTGATGTATTTTATGTTTTCCTGTGAGGGAGTTGGGGAGTTGGGAGGGGAATCTATTTTCAGTTTCTGCTTCTTGCATTCTATGAGGTACTGCCTGAATTATTTTCAACAGCACCACTGAGAACCTTTAAGATAAATGATACCCGTTGAATGCATGGTGATAGCAGCAATATAGCATGAGGaagattaaatatatttctCAGAATTGATGGTCCCACTGGGTACAACAGAGGATATACAATTCATCTTTATGTGATATTGTCAAAATTAAATGTCTAATTTACAAAATACAGTTTTCATCAACTGTTCCAACAGTGAGGATTTTCACAAACCCAGTCTTAAATTTTTGCCCTGGGACATTGCTCGCGTTCCTTTTGCAGTTTGGGTTCATCCGTGGCTCGATATGTGGGAAGAGGCGAGGCACAGGAGGAAAAGAATAGTCACTGCTCAGCTGTAAGTAAAAGGACCAGCAAAGGAATATCAACATGAAACTGGTATGTATGCAGGTTCAGACATGATGGCTTTTCTGGTCGTCTGGTTGATCCCCCAGATTGTCGCTTTTCTGATTATAACCTGAAGGAACAGGGGAAGCACTGGCTGCCTATAATCTTTTTGGTTTATTGTGAAACCCACTTTGTGAAAAAATGCTTGTGTTACTCCTAAAGAGATTGGAATCCCTTATACACAAGTTTATCTCCTTGTGATGAAAGAGTAAGATTCTGAAGGGGTCGCCACCGTCCTAGGTAGTCCTGGGTATGGATCAGAAGAGGAGGTGATGCTATGATCACCCTGATATGGGTCTTTCCTGTAACAGTGTAAAGCAGTATAAGTTTATGTTGGGGTTGTTGCAGAGGGGGTTAAATCTGGTGGAAAGCCAAGACCCTGAGCTTGATGCTCCCTTTCACTGAGAAAGAGCGGATCAAGATGAGCAGCCTCATTCTGCACACCTGCCCCGTCATTTACAGGGGAAGGGTGCCTCGAAGGTGCTTCCATTCCTTACCCACTTCTGTAAGGATCTAGAGTGGCAGCAGGAATGCACATATGCTGATCCTGTGGAAAAGCTGGACTAAGACTCCCTATGGGTCCTCCACCATTGTAGTGTTCTCTAAGGAATTGTCCCGTCTGTGCTTCCCCTGCTAGTATAGCTGCCGCAGGTGGGGTTTGGAGGACTGGAGCAAGCAGATGTTCCTGAAAGAAAGAATGTTCATTTGGGACAGGCTGAAATAGCTCCAAGAGTTCTTCTACCTGAAAGGGCCATGATGTGAGTCATGCGACATTGTCAAATCAAATATTATGAGGAAAcgatgattttttttagaaactttaaAAGTAGCAAAGAAAACGTGTTTCTCACTTGCTGGACGGTTAGCTCAGTTTTGAACTTCTGTTTTTCGTTGTAGTTGTCCAGGATTGCtttcctaaaaacactttcagGTAGTGGAAGGCAGTCCCTGTGAACCTTGAATCACACCTGCAGAGTGAGGAATTGTTAAGAGCACACAACACGAACTGCTCCAATATGCCAAACAATCAAAGCCAGAAGAAAGCAAGAGGAGACAAATAAGGGATGGACCTGAACAGGAAAGGCTCCATTAAAAGCAGTTGGTTCAAGTTTTATTCCACCAGAAGAAGATGCCTCATAGATACCATACATAAGCTTGAGATcaaaatcataaagaaaaagCTTCAGACCAGGTTTGATGCGCATCACAAGCTTTAGCCTGTTCAGTGGGAGACCCATGATTTGATAGCAGAAACAATCTGGTTTAGTTTTTGAGTTGCACATGAATATAATTCCACCAATGTTTTCCTCAGCCCTTAGATcatttttgcctttttctttttgattttcACTCTCTTTTGTTGCTCCCTCCAATATTCTTCTCATCCTCATTTCCTCCCTCAATCTCCAATCCAGCTTCTGCATTTTTGACAATGTGATTTGAAGACTTTTTCATAATGTTAGAGTTAGGCTTCAAAGACACTGGAGTTTTCTTGTCAACTCGTGAAGGTTTCAAGGAGGATTCAGCAGTGGTCCAGGATTTCTTCTTGCTCTCCTGCGCCATCATCTTTCCCACTGGTCCACCTTCAGAAGTCAAGTGTAATACTGCAACAAGCACATTGTCAATAAGATTGATCCTTTTATTCTACAAAGAATGAAGCAAGCATTCGAACAGCAAgcgtcttattaaaaaaaacagtAAACATGAAAATTAAATCCAGGAAAGTGACAAATTGTACTTGGGGAGTATGGTTGCTGGGGAAGATGTTGTACGGTGGTTGTGGGGGAAGGAGATACAACATCAAGTAATTTGTAAGGGCTCAACTAACTATCCTTACTTGGCCAGAAAGCCTGACCTCTTGGCTCCTTAATAAGGAACATCCAACTAATGACATGCTATAATTTTTCCTAGTCTTGAATGCAAATTAGATGTACAGAATCGATCCATCTGAAGGTTCTTTAGATATTACAATAACAATCTTTTAGAAGCATTAGGCCTTGAGTCTACATCACTTCTGGATCACATAATAGTTCCCAATGCTGTTACAGCATTCACTTGGCTCCTAATGCTTGGTAAAAACCTATCAACAACAGTAGACTTCAAACTCTCTCAGTATAACAGAGGGAATCACTTGATTCACTTTCCTTTCACTTGGTGTTTCAACCAAAACCTTTAACACAAATAAATggcatataaaaaataaatgttaccTCTAAAGGCATCACAACCATCCAAGGTTTTCCAACCATCTTTTCGCCTCTTAGTTGATGAATAGCTTGTCTAAGCTTCTTCCAGCTTTAGCCTTTTAATCTCCTTCTCAATAGTAATCAATCCATGTTTAATGCAAGAAGGGAGTTCCTTACCCAACAATCTGTCACACGATAAACTTGGTTAATGTAGAGTTACTTTTACTCCCAAAAAGTTTGAGACTCTTGCTCAAGTTTCCCAGCAAGTTTTGGCTCAAAAGATAGTGAAACACCCCAAAAGCAACAAGTTAAATAGCCTTCCAATGACTATAGAACAGAATACTCAAGGCTCTATCCAACAAAAGAATGGTCAACCCTACAACAACCAAATAACAAATGTCCTGATAGCTAGTCCAAGAGCTATAAAATGGACAAAAGAACAGTGTCTAGTCTGAGAATTGAGGTAACTTGGCCCCACTGGATTGGGTAGACTTGGTGCTTCTGCTCTCGATCCAGGTTTGGGTTGATCCCCCTATAAGCCAGGTCTACCAAACCAGGTAAAGTATCAGAAAAAGCATACTTTTATGCTTCCAAGGGCACTACCTAGGATCAAAACCTTTGCCTACACCATTTTGAACACTAAGCTACTCTTAACTAACAAAGGAAAT includes:
- the LOC100263028 gene encoding U1 small nuclear ribonucleoprotein C, which codes for MPRYYCDYCDTYLTHDSPSVRKQHNAGYKHKANVRSYYQQFEEQQTQSLIDQRIKEHLGQTAAFQQVGAAYNQHLVSFPGNPPRPRLPVLPTPGMPVAGSAPLPMNSPLVPGMRPPVLPRPVPGAPGYMPAPGMPSMMAPPGAPSMPMPPLNSLPRPPTMNVPPAVPGSTSTPTSGGAPSMMTQPMYQANPAGPTSGGFDSFNINAQGPEANH